A region of Culicoides brevitarsis isolate CSIRO-B50_1 chromosome 1, AGI_CSIRO_Cbre_v1, whole genome shotgun sequence DNA encodes the following proteins:
- the LOC134836789 gene encoding glycerol-3-phosphate dehydrogenase, mitochondrial isoform X1, translating to MGSRLRFTAFTLLGVGVGTYLTTKENPVLKEAALEAHRPPKRKRTLPSRAEQLKALQSGDVFDVLIIGGGATGAGCALDSITRGLKTALVEGDDFASGTSSRSTKLIHGGVRYLQKAILGLDFEQYRMVKEALAERAFMLECAPHLTRPLPIMLPVYTWWQIPYYWAGIKCYDLVAGDRNVKSSYYLSKSDALERFPMLKGDALKGAIVYYDGQQDDARMNLAVVLTAARHGAACANHVRVTDLIKDSNGKLCGAKVKDNISGKEWQVKAKCIINATGPFTDGIRQMDDPSVKKICAPSSGVHIVLPQYYSPEQMGLLDPSTSDGRVIFFLPWLKGTIAGTTDTPCEVTHSPRPTEDEIQFILTEIKNYLNKDVEVRRGDVLSAWCGIRPLVSDPNKGDTQSLARNHIVHVSGSNLVTIAGGKWTTYRAMAQHTIDAAIKACNLKPERDCQTEWIRVEGAQGWTPTMYIRLVQDFGLDMEVALHLQQSYGDRAFAVSKMAGLTGKRWPIIGRKLHPEFPYIDAEVRYGVREYAMTAVDMIARRLRLSFLNSQAAMEALPGIIDIMAEELNWSDSEKQRQHKLASDFLALEMGLVVNRVSREKIPINLNDSEIKMYKKRFEIMDKDKKGFISINDIRRGLKKHSHSGSPEQFGEEVLSGEELHEILREIDTNMNGQVEIDEYLQMMSAIKSGAVAYSRFARMAELEEQQHEKDKSKTKISVERSGGGL from the exons ATGGGGAGCCGACTTCGTTTTACAGCCTTTACACTATTGGGTGTGGGTGTTGGAACTTATTtgacaacaaaagaaaatccaGTTTTGAAAGAG GCTGCGCTTGAAGCTCATCGTCCACCAAAACGTAAGAGGACCTTACCTTCTCGCGCCGAGCAACTGAAGGCTTTGCAAAGTGGAGATGTATTTGATGTCCTCATCATTGGTGGTGGAG CTACTGGAGCTGGATGTGCTTTAGATTCGATTACCAGGG GATTAAAAACAGCATTAGTTGAAGGAGATGATTTTGCTAGTGGAACATCTTCAAGATCTACAAAATTGATTCATGGTGGTGTCCGGTATTTACAAAAAGCTATTCTCGGTTTAGATTTTGAGCAGTATCGAATGGTGAAAGAAGCTTTGGCAGAAAGAGCGTTTATGTTGGAATGTGCACCTCATTTGACTAGACCATTACCTATCATGTTGCCAGTTTACAC ttggtgGCAAATACCTTATTATTGGGCTGGAATCAAATGCTACGATTTAGTTGCTGGCGATAGAAATGTGAAGAGCTCatattatttgtcaaaatcaGATGCATTGGAAAGATTTCCCATGTTGAAAGGAGATGCATTAAAGGGTGCCATTGTGTATTATGATg gcCAACAAGATGATGCAAGAATGAATCTCGCTGTTGTTTTAACTGCAGCAAGACATGGTGCAGCATGTGCAAATCACGTCAGAGTTACTGACTTGATCAAAGACTCTAATGGAAAACTATGCGGAGCGAAAGTTAAG GATAATATATCAGGAAAGGAGTGGCAAGTGAAAGCAAAATGTATTATCAATGCAACTGGACCTTTTACCGATGGAATCAGACAGATGGACGATccttctgtgaaaaaaatttgtgctcCTAGCTCGGGAGTTCACATTGTACTTCCACAGTATTACAG TCCCGAACAGATGGGCTTACTGGATCCATCGACTTCCGATGGAAGagttattttctttttgccGTGGCTAAAAGGCACAATTGCTGGAACTACTGACACACCTTGTGAAGTAACACATTCTCCAAGACCAACTGAAgacgaaattcaatttattctaaCTGAAATCAAGAATTACTTGAATAAAGATGTTGAAG TACGCAGAGGAGATGTGCTATCGGCCTGGTGTGGAATTCGACCACTAGTGTCTGATCCAAATAAAGGAGATACTCAATCGCTCGCTAGAAATCATATTGTTCATGTAAGCGGATCTAATTTGGTCACAATTGCTGGAGGAAAGTGGACCACATACAGAGCTATGGCTCAGCACACAATTGATGCTGCCATTAAAG CCTGTAACTTAAAACCTGAAAGAGATTGTCAAACAGAATGGATTCGCGTTGAAGGTGCCCAAGGTTGGACTCCTACTATGTACATTAGATTGGTGCAAGATTTTGGATTAGATATGGAGGTCGCATTACATTTACAGCAGTCTTATGGAGACAGAGCTTTCGCTGTATCTAAGATGGCTGGCCTTACTGGCAAGCGTTGGCCTATTATTGGACGAAAACTTCATCCAGAATTCCCTTATATTGATGCGGAAGTTAG ATATGGTGTACGCGAATATGCTATGACTGCCGTAGATATGATTGCTCGTCGTTTGCGGTTATCATTTTTGAATAGTCAAGCTGCAATGGAAGCTCTTCCAGGAATTATAGATATTATGGCTGAGGAACTTAATTGGTCAGACAGTGAAAAACAA CGTCAACACAAATTGGCGTCTGATTTTCTAGCTTTAGAAATGGGACTTGTAGTGAACAGAGTTTCGAGAGAGAAGATTCCAATCAATTTGAACgattcagaaattaaaatgtataaaaagagATTCGAAATCATGGATAAAGACAAGAAAGGATTTATTTCGATTAACGATATTCGGCGAGGATTGAAA AAGCATTCGCACTCTGGATCTCCCGAA CAATTTGGAGAAGAAGTATTGTCAGGCGAGGAACTCCACGAAATTCTACGCGAAATCGATACAAACATGAACGGTCAAGTTGAAATCGATGAATACTTGCAG atGATGTCTGCAATTAAATCTGGAGCAGTCGCTTATTCTAGATTTGCTAGAATGGCAGAGCTAGAAGAACAGCAACATGAAAAGGATAAGTCTAAAACTAAAATCTCCGTTGAACGCTCTGGGGGTGGACTTTAA
- the LOC134836789 gene encoding glycerol-3-phosphate dehydrogenase, mitochondrial isoform X2, whose protein sequence is MGSRLRFTAFTLLGVGVGTYLTTKENPVLKEAALEAHRPPKRKRTLPSRAEQLKALQSGDVFDVLIIGGGATGAGCALDSITRGLKTALVEGDDFASGTSSRSTKLIHGGVRYLQKAILGLDFEQYRMVKEALAERAFMLECAPHLTRPLPIMLPVYTWWQIPYYWAGIKCYDLVAGDRNVKSSYYLSKSDALERFPMLKGDALKGAIVYYDGQQDDARMNLAVVLTAARHGAACANHVRVTDLIKDSNGKLCGAKVKDNISGKEWQVKAKCIINATGPFTDGIRQMDDPSVKKICAPSSGVHIVLPQYYSPEQMGLLDPSTSDGRVIFFLPWLKGTIAGTTDTPCEVTHSPRPTEDEIQFILTEIKNYLNKDVEVRRGDVLSAWCGIRPLVSDPNKGDTQSLARNHIVHVSGSNLVTIAGGKWTTYRAMAQHTIDAAIKACNLKPERDCQTEWIRVEGAQGWTPTMYIRLVQDFGLDMEVALHLQQSYGDRAFAVSKMAGLTGKRWPIIGRKLHPEFPYIDAEVRYGVREYAMTAVDMIARRLRLSFLNSQAAMEALPGIIDIMAEELNWSDSEKQRQHKLASDFLALEMGLVVNRVSREKIPINLNDSEIKMYKKRFEIMDKDKKGFISINDIRRGLKQFGEEVLSGEELHEILREIDTNMNGQVEIDEYLQMMSAIKSGAVAYSRFARMAELEEQQHEKDKSKTKISVERSGGGL, encoded by the exons ATGGGGAGCCGACTTCGTTTTACAGCCTTTACACTATTGGGTGTGGGTGTTGGAACTTATTtgacaacaaaagaaaatccaGTTTTGAAAGAG GCTGCGCTTGAAGCTCATCGTCCACCAAAACGTAAGAGGACCTTACCTTCTCGCGCCGAGCAACTGAAGGCTTTGCAAAGTGGAGATGTATTTGATGTCCTCATCATTGGTGGTGGAG CTACTGGAGCTGGATGTGCTTTAGATTCGATTACCAGGG GATTAAAAACAGCATTAGTTGAAGGAGATGATTTTGCTAGTGGAACATCTTCAAGATCTACAAAATTGATTCATGGTGGTGTCCGGTATTTACAAAAAGCTATTCTCGGTTTAGATTTTGAGCAGTATCGAATGGTGAAAGAAGCTTTGGCAGAAAGAGCGTTTATGTTGGAATGTGCACCTCATTTGACTAGACCATTACCTATCATGTTGCCAGTTTACAC ttggtgGCAAATACCTTATTATTGGGCTGGAATCAAATGCTACGATTTAGTTGCTGGCGATAGAAATGTGAAGAGCTCatattatttgtcaaaatcaGATGCATTGGAAAGATTTCCCATGTTGAAAGGAGATGCATTAAAGGGTGCCATTGTGTATTATGATg gcCAACAAGATGATGCAAGAATGAATCTCGCTGTTGTTTTAACTGCAGCAAGACATGGTGCAGCATGTGCAAATCACGTCAGAGTTACTGACTTGATCAAAGACTCTAATGGAAAACTATGCGGAGCGAAAGTTAAG GATAATATATCAGGAAAGGAGTGGCAAGTGAAAGCAAAATGTATTATCAATGCAACTGGACCTTTTACCGATGGAATCAGACAGATGGACGATccttctgtgaaaaaaatttgtgctcCTAGCTCGGGAGTTCACATTGTACTTCCACAGTATTACAG TCCCGAACAGATGGGCTTACTGGATCCATCGACTTCCGATGGAAGagttattttctttttgccGTGGCTAAAAGGCACAATTGCTGGAACTACTGACACACCTTGTGAAGTAACACATTCTCCAAGACCAACTGAAgacgaaattcaatttattctaaCTGAAATCAAGAATTACTTGAATAAAGATGTTGAAG TACGCAGAGGAGATGTGCTATCGGCCTGGTGTGGAATTCGACCACTAGTGTCTGATCCAAATAAAGGAGATACTCAATCGCTCGCTAGAAATCATATTGTTCATGTAAGCGGATCTAATTTGGTCACAATTGCTGGAGGAAAGTGGACCACATACAGAGCTATGGCTCAGCACACAATTGATGCTGCCATTAAAG CCTGTAACTTAAAACCTGAAAGAGATTGTCAAACAGAATGGATTCGCGTTGAAGGTGCCCAAGGTTGGACTCCTACTATGTACATTAGATTGGTGCAAGATTTTGGATTAGATATGGAGGTCGCATTACATTTACAGCAGTCTTATGGAGACAGAGCTTTCGCTGTATCTAAGATGGCTGGCCTTACTGGCAAGCGTTGGCCTATTATTGGACGAAAACTTCATCCAGAATTCCCTTATATTGATGCGGAAGTTAG ATATGGTGTACGCGAATATGCTATGACTGCCGTAGATATGATTGCTCGTCGTTTGCGGTTATCATTTTTGAATAGTCAAGCTGCAATGGAAGCTCTTCCAGGAATTATAGATATTATGGCTGAGGAACTTAATTGGTCAGACAGTGAAAAACAA CGTCAACACAAATTGGCGTCTGATTTTCTAGCTTTAGAAATGGGACTTGTAGTGAACAGAGTTTCGAGAGAGAAGATTCCAATCAATTTGAACgattcagaaattaaaatgtataaaaagagATTCGAAATCATGGATAAAGACAAGAAAGGATTTATTTCGATTAACGATATTCGGCGAGGATTGAAA CAATTTGGAGAAGAAGTATTGTCAGGCGAGGAACTCCACGAAATTCTACGCGAAATCGATACAAACATGAACGGTCAAGTTGAAATCGATGAATACTTGCAG atGATGTCTGCAATTAAATCTGGAGCAGTCGCTTATTCTAGATTTGCTAGAATGGCAGAGCTAGAAGAACAGCAACATGAAAAGGATAAGTCTAAAACTAAAATCTCCGTTGAACGCTCTGGGGGTGGACTTTAA